In a genomic window of Dehalococcoidales bacterium:
- a CDS encoding endonuclease III domain-containing protein, with protein sequence MHAGIIFKPTKDNFAPNKLEYIYNKLFERYSHQHWWPGETPFEVMVGAVLTQSTSWESAARAIENLRETGNLNPHSLQRLPEKDLAALIKPSGYYNDKARKLKSLVEWLRVSCNYNLSLLNDFNTADIRQSLLSVHGIGPETADSILLYALKRPVFVIDAYTCRILSRIGVVPEGGISYDNYQRLFTTNLEPDTAIYNEYHALLVKHGKTSCKKQPLCNFCCIASICISYNSRI encoded by the coding sequence ATGCACGCAGGAATTATTTTCAAACCGACGAAAGACAACTTTGCACCGAATAAGCTGGAATACATCTATAACAAACTGTTTGAGCGCTATAGCCATCAGCACTGGTGGCCGGGCGAAACACCTTTTGAAGTCATGGTAGGGGCTGTGTTAACCCAGTCCACATCGTGGGAGAGCGCTGCCAGGGCGATAGAAAACCTCAGAGAAACCGGGAATCTTAATCCGCACTCTCTGCAAAGGCTGCCGGAAAAGGATCTTGCAGCGCTCATCAAACCGTCCGGTTATTACAATGACAAGGCGCGCAAGCTCAAATCACTTGTTGAATGGTTGCGCGTCAGTTGTAACTATAATTTGAGTTTACTGAATGATTTTAATACGGCTGATATTCGTCAAAGCCTTCTTTCGGTACATGGTATAGGGCCGGAAACAGCTGATTCCATACTGTTATATGCCTTGAAACGTCCGGTTTTCGTAATAGACGCTTATACCTGCCGCATACTTTCAAGAATCGGCGTTGTACCAGAAGGAGGCATCAGTTATGACAATTACCAGAGGCTTTTTACGACAAATCTGGAGCCGGACACAGCCATATATAATGAATACCATGCCTTGCTGGTAAAACACGGCAAGACATCCTGCAAGAAGCAGCCATTATGCAATTTTTGCTGCATTGCCAGTATTTGCATTAGTTACAACAGCCGGATATAA
- a CDS encoding glycosyltransferase family 2 protein has protein sequence MKDNVTIIVPTYNESDNIVPLVEQIAKRLSRYNYEILFIDDNSTDGTAMVIDSLKSSYPVRVIVRYDEKGLASAVVKGFENAKHDLIVVMDADLQHPPEMIPRLLDKLDDGADLAVGSRYVLGGGCSEWSGFRKLISRGAIIFAALALHQSRKVKDPMSGFFALKRKVIDGIKLDPIGYKILLEVLVLGKYNRVVEVPFQFQLREQGKSKLDLNQQYEYLHHLLRLSVRSGEFARFVKFCLVGGSGVLVNMGLLWLLTEKAGLFYVLSSVFAIETSIITNYLLNYFVTFKDRQVPGAKSFLVRLVKFNLVSLGGLVINLGILSFFTEIVGFHYMLSNLIGIAGATLWNYFVNNWWTWKDSNPV, from the coding sequence ATGAAAGACAATGTAACAATAATAGTGCCAACTTATAATGAGAGTGATAATATTGTCCCACTTGTAGAACAAATCGCAAAAAGACTTTCCAGGTATAACTACGAAATTCTTTTTATCGATGATAACAGTACAGATGGCACCGCTATGGTTATTGATTCTTTAAAGAGCAGCTATCCGGTTAGAGTAATAGTGCGCTACGATGAAAAAGGTCTGGCTTCTGCAGTGGTGAAGGGTTTTGAAAACGCCAAACATGATTTGATTGTGGTGATGGATGCCGACCTTCAGCATCCGCCTGAGATGATTCCACGGTTACTGGACAAGTTAGATGATGGTGCTGACCTTGCTGTTGGCAGTCGTTATGTTCTCGGAGGTGGCTGCAGCGAATGGAGCGGGTTCAGAAAATTGATCAGCCGTGGTGCGATTATTTTTGCTGCTTTAGCGTTGCATCAATCCAGGAAAGTCAAAGATCCAATGAGTGGTTTTTTTGCATTGAAGCGAAAAGTGATTGATGGTATAAAGCTGGACCCCATTGGTTATAAAATCCTGCTCGAAGTGCTGGTATTGGGAAAATACAATCGGGTGGTAGAAGTCCCGTTTCAATTTCAGTTGCGTGAACAGGGTAAAAGCAAGCTCGATCTGAACCAGCAATATGAATACCTGCATCATCTGCTGCGGTTGTCTGTAAGAAGCGGGGAATTTGCGCGCTTCGTTAAATTCTGCCTGGTTGGCGGCAGTGGCGTACTGGTTAATATGGGCTTGTTATGGTTACTGACTGAAAAAGCAGGCCTTTTTTATGTACTTTCTTCTGTTTTTGCTATAGAAACGTCAATTATTACTAACTATTTACTCAATTATTTCGTTACATTTAAAGACCGGCAGGTCCCGGGGGCAAAATCTTTTCTTGTCAGATTGGTCAAATTCAATCTGGTTAGCCTTGGGGGGCTGGTAATCAATCTTGGAATCCTATCCTTTTTCACCGAGATTGTTGGTTTTCACTATATGTTATCCAACCTGATTGGTATTGCAGGCGCTACTCTATGGAACTATTTTGTAAATAACTGGTGGACGTGGAAAGACTCAAATCCTGTATAA
- a CDS encoding phospholipid carrier-dependent glycosyltransferase has protein sequence MERLKSCINWLKQWQYLGIAVIVIASLLLHLGLMIRPDEPLFDEVHYVNDARHAIGTGGTERTEHPPLGKLLVVGGMLIFGDNPVGWRLIAILMGAASLVFFYMICRRLNLSEKVCYLAVFLLAFENLTFVQSQIAMLDVYCQFFMLLSLWMYLRGSYPLSAISIALAALAKLNGVLVVLVIGMHWLLARCPNWKKFIASYITLAPLAFLVFLPVLEYTYFGELQNPISRALEMVKLTGSITFDAYEAGSIASRPWEWVLTPENFVYWWNPRFIGMLSPTLWILIIPSIVYVTYRALKGDDAPLFPFSMFIGLYLVWIPASLISNRASFIFYFYPAIPSVAIALGIVFGKLIDVSRERLKGKLRLLLKIIIPLYLLGHLIAFNIMAPPSLWWKIPFSIGMFIFSFWYLRLGPTPYPEPARLVEEGDEEVLLGMNSSVEPDFQAS, from the coding sequence GTGGAAAGACTCAAATCCTGTATAAATTGGTTAAAGCAATGGCAGTATCTTGGAATTGCGGTGATTGTTATTGCCAGCCTTTTGCTCCACCTGGGTCTGATGATACGCCCGGACGAACCGCTTTTTGATGAAGTCCACTATGTAAATGACGCCAGGCATGCTATTGGAACCGGCGGTACCGAGCGAACAGAGCATCCTCCCCTTGGAAAATTGCTGGTGGTTGGAGGCATGCTGATATTTGGGGATAATCCAGTCGGCTGGCGATTGATCGCTATTTTAATGGGCGCTGCATCGCTGGTGTTCTTTTATATGATTTGCCGGCGGTTGAACCTGAGTGAAAAGGTATGTTATCTGGCTGTCTTCCTCCTGGCTTTTGAGAATCTCACTTTTGTACAAAGCCAGATTGCCATGCTTGATGTGTATTGCCAGTTCTTCATGCTTTTAAGCCTCTGGATGTATCTGAGAGGCAGCTACCCGTTATCGGCGATATCAATAGCCCTGGCTGCACTCGCCAAGTTGAACGGTGTACTGGTCGTACTGGTAATTGGTATGCACTGGCTTCTTGCCCGGTGCCCGAACTGGAAAAAATTTATTGCTTCCTATATTACTCTGGCTCCTCTAGCTTTTCTGGTATTTCTGCCAGTACTTGAGTATACATACTTTGGCGAACTTCAAAATCCAATCAGCCGCGCGCTGGAGATGGTCAAGCTCACCGGCTCGATTACATTCGATGCCTATGAAGCCGGTAGCATTGCTTCGAGACCATGGGAGTGGGTATTAACCCCGGAAAACTTTGTTTACTGGTGGAATCCGCGCTTTATCGGTATGCTCAGTCCTACCCTTTGGATTCTTATAATCCCATCTATAGTTTATGTTACTTATCGTGCTCTGAAAGGTGATGACGCGCCATTATTCCCCTTTTCAATGTTTATCGGTTTATACCTGGTGTGGATTCCGGCCAGCCTTATCAGCAATCGGGCTAGTTTTATTTTTTACTTCTATCCGGCAATTCCTTCGGTTGCAATAGCCTTGGGAATTGTATTCGGCAAGCTGATAGATGTTTCCCGCGAGCGCCTGAAAGGGAAACTGAGATTGCTGCTTAAAATTATAATTCCCCTCTATTTACTCGGTCATTTGATTGCTTTTAACATCATGGCGCCGCCTTCCCTGTGGTGGAAAATTCCCTTTAGTATCGGCATGTTTATATTCAGCTTCTGGTATTTGCGCCTGGGGCCGACCCCATATCCCGAACCGGCGCGGCTCGTTGAGGAAGGGGATGAAGAAGTACTGTTAGGGATGAATAGTAGTGTCGAACCGGATTTTCAGGCTTCCTGA
- the ybeY gene encoding rRNA maturation RNase YbeY: MEVDIIIDDEYQAQIEPDYLEQVAVATLRHIRPEGNLQLGIVVTGDEDVQRLNREYRGIDATTDVLSFAMQDELIVSDEDDEAIEQFPLYPDGIEQLGEVIISLPQAARQAESGGHKLIQEITILIIHGVLHLLGFDHEADAEAEIMEKHEVDILAKVGGAA, translated from the coding sequence ATGGAAGTTGATATTATAATTGACGATGAATACCAGGCTCAGATAGAGCCAGATTATTTAGAACAAGTAGCCGTGGCGACCCTGAGGCATATCCGCCCGGAAGGCAATCTCCAGCTCGGTATAGTGGTTACCGGAGATGAAGATGTGCAGCGGCTCAATCGGGAGTACCGGGGGATTGATGCAACTACCGATGTATTATCTTTTGCTATGCAGGATGAGCTGATCGTAAGCGATGAAGATGATGAGGCAATTGAACAATTTCCATTGTATCCAGATGGTATTGAACAGCTGGGGGAAGTGATAATTTCGCTGCCTCAGGCAGCCAGGCAGGCAGAATCCGGCGGGCATAAATTGATACAAGAGATTACGATCCTTATAATTCATGGAGTTCTTCACCTTCTGGGATTTGATCATGAAGCAGATGCAGAAGCAGAAATTATGGAGAAACATGAAGTTGATATATTGGCAAAAGTTGGAGGCGCAGCCTGA
- a CDS encoding flavodoxin family protein codes for MKVLGLSGSPRQGNTAALLTRMLEGAASQGAQIKNFDLSILNIKPCTHCDACLKDGECNINDDMQTLYREMETADAIILASPLHFMTVTANAKLFIDRCQAIWARKYILGKPPLGDSKYRKGVFVSVAGRKGKHLFDAARITVKALFASLDVSYRGELLIAGVDEAGSINCQPGVLDEAYRMGVCLAGQMEESNDSTL; via the coding sequence ATGAAGGTGCTAGGGCTGTCTGGCTCCCCGCGTCAGGGCAATACTGCCGCCTTGCTAACTCGCATGCTGGAAGGTGCAGCTAGCCAGGGAGCGCAGATAAAAAACTTCGATCTGTCCATACTGAATATTAAGCCCTGTACTCATTGTGATGCGTGTTTGAAGGACGGGGAATGTAATATCAACGATGATATGCAAACTCTGTACCGGGAAATGGAAACCGCAGACGCCATCATACTGGCTTCCCCTCTCCACTTTATGACAGTGACGGCTAATGCCAAGCTTTTCATTGACCGCTGCCAGGCAATTTGGGCCAGGAAATACATACTTGGCAAGCCACCATTGGGTGATAGCAAATACAGAAAGGGCGTCTTTGTCAGTGTTGCAGGCCGGAAGGGAAAGCATTTATTCGATGCCGCACGGATCACTGTCAAGGCATTATTCGCCAGCCTGGACGTCAGCTACAGGGGAGAGTTGTTAATTGCCGGGGTAGATGAAGCTGGTTCAATCAATTGCCAGCCGGGGGTTCTTGATGAAGCTTATCGAATGGGTGTCTGTCTCGCAGGGCAGATGGAAGAGTCCAACGACTCGACTTTATAA
- the tilS gene encoding tRNA lysidine(34) synthetase TilS — translation MTVRRQTLLEDRVYDFIRKYLLVVPGSRIVVAVSGGPDSVALLQLLYNLRNVLKISLVVAHLDHNLRGDESTGDALYVAGLAQSLGLPFAVGGRDVKKYRQTHKMTLEEAAREVRYSYLAEVAAECGAELVATGHTQSDNVETILMHLIRGTGTLGLKGLLPLAVRHCGEHKINIIRPLLDITRDEIEAYCMNRGLETRTDSTNLSLSPFRNRVRLELLPLLREYNPAIEKAVLRLANIAADELDYLALNRDKAWSEFVTRHDEIIVFERPGFDSLHPALQRSLLRRATNEIAGTLKDIEASHIEDVLNHLDRGAGKQIELKRDIVFTIEHEHYLLAKKGKNLCPYPPITGEHELKIPGENELGRWKVNTSVIRGNQVGGDIAPLICYLDLAKITTGLVMRSRQPGDRFVPMGMRTEKKIKDYLIDARVPRSWRDNIPVIVCDDEVVWLAGYRIDDGFKVTADTKNMLRIEMTCIS, via the coding sequence ATGACTGTGAGAAGACAAACTCTGCTTGAAGATCGGGTATACGATTTTATCAGGAAGTATCTCCTTGTTGTGCCTGGCAGCCGCATTGTTGTGGCTGTTTCGGGAGGGCCTGATTCAGTCGCTCTTTTGCAATTACTGTACAATTTGAGAAATGTATTAAAGATTTCCCTGGTGGTGGCGCACCTGGACCACAATTTGAGGGGGGATGAATCAACCGGAGACGCGTTATACGTAGCCGGATTAGCCCAGAGTCTCGGATTGCCGTTTGCAGTTGGTGGCAGAGATGTCAAAAAATACCGCCAAACCCACAAAATGACCCTCGAAGAAGCAGCTCGTGAGGTGCGTTATTCATACCTGGCTGAAGTCGCCGCTGAATGCGGTGCCGAACTGGTGGCGACTGGTCATACACAATCCGACAACGTTGAAACTATCCTGATGCATCTCATTCGGGGTACTGGCACTCTAGGGCTCAAAGGGTTGTTGCCCTTAGCTGTCAGGCATTGCGGGGAACATAAAATTAACATTATCAGGCCTTTACTGGATATCACTCGCGATGAAATCGAGGCCTATTGTATGAATCGTGGTCTTGAAACACGTACTGATAGTACCAACCTTAGCCTTTCTCCATTCAGAAATCGGGTTCGTTTGGAGCTGTTGCCTCTTCTCCGGGAATACAACCCGGCAATAGAAAAGGCTGTTTTGCGACTGGCAAATATTGCCGCTGATGAATTGGACTACCTTGCCCTCAACCGGGATAAGGCGTGGAGTGAGTTTGTCACCAGGCATGATGAAATTATTGTGTTCGAGAGGCCCGGATTTGATTCACTTCACCCGGCACTACAGCGCTCGTTGCTACGTCGGGCAACCAATGAAATTGCCGGTACATTGAAAGATATTGAAGCTTCTCATATTGAAGATGTGTTAAATCACCTTGACCGGGGTGCGGGCAAGCAGATTGAACTCAAGAGGGATATTGTTTTTACGATTGAGCATGAACACTATCTTTTAGCAAAAAAAGGGAAAAATTTGTGCCCGTATCCTCCAATCACCGGAGAGCACGAGTTGAAAATACCAGGCGAAAATGAACTTGGCAGGTGGAAGGTAAACACTAGTGTAATCCGCGGAAACCAGGTTGGGGGTGATATAGCGCCTTTAATTTGTTATCTTGATCTTGCCAAGATTACCACTGGACTGGTGATGCGTTCTCGCCAGCCGGGAGATCGATTCGTTCCTATGGGAATGAGGACGGAAAAAAAGATTAAAGACTATTTGATAGATGCCCGGGTTCCACGCTCCTGGAGGGATAATATACCAGTTATTGTATGTGATGATGAAGTTGTCTGGCTGGCTGGATATCGTATTGATGATGGATTCAAAGTTACGGCAGATACGAAAAATATGTTGCGCATTGAGATGACTTGCATCTCCTGA
- a CDS encoding SEC-C metal-binding domain-containing protein, giving the protein IEKPDYVSDLLRRKGIKHNVLNARQHEREAEFIARAGEPGAVTVATNMAGRGVDILLGGKKPDDGDEKAIKEWEARQKKVLELGGLYVIGTERHEARRIDNQLRGRAGRQGDPGKSRFYVSLDDDLMRRFGSERIKAIMDWAGMDESDPIENKMVSRSIADAQKRVEGYHFDIRKQLVDFDDVVNKQREIIYAERRKVLTGADLKTNILGMVADEIEDIITNHTADTYEPDYSGLLSEAGTIMPVPPELNPETLTQMKPEQIQEALAHQADKLYQKREQEFGEEKMRLLEKFLLLKTIDSLWVEHLTNMEFMRLQAGWQTLQQTRAADAYKNQGFQQFQVLLQTIRHDVAHAIFRMSIVRKGERPLSPPSGLSMSRPGIPSPSHSAAISAGAASAARTSKTTGKKVGRNDPCPCGSGKKYKHCCGQ; this is encoded by the coding sequence ATTGAAAAACCGGATTACGTAAGTGATCTTCTGAGACGCAAGGGCATCAAGCATAATGTATTAAACGCTCGGCAGCATGAGAGAGAAGCAGAGTTCATCGCACGGGCTGGCGAACCCGGCGCGGTTACAGTGGCTACTAATATGGCAGGACGCGGTGTGGACATACTCCTGGGTGGAAAGAAGCCGGACGATGGCGATGAAAAGGCCATTAAAGAGTGGGAAGCCCGGCAGAAGAAAGTCCTTGAGCTTGGCGGCCTATACGTGATAGGCACCGAGCGCCACGAAGCCCGCCGTATAGATAACCAGCTTAGAGGGCGTGCCGGGCGTCAAGGAGACCCTGGCAAATCCCGCTTTTATGTTTCTCTCGATGACGATCTTATGCGCCGCTTTGGCTCTGAACGCATCAAGGCTATTATGGATTGGGCAGGGATGGATGAGTCCGACCCGATAGAAAATAAAATGGTTTCGCGTTCAATTGCCGATGCGCAAAAACGCGTTGAAGGCTATCATTTCGACATACGCAAGCAATTGGTAGATTTTGATGACGTTGTTAACAAGCAGCGCGAAATAATCTATGCCGAGAGACGAAAGGTTCTTACCGGAGCAGATCTTAAAACCAATATCCTGGGTATGGTTGCCGATGAGATCGAAGATATCATAACCAATCACACAGCTGATACCTATGAGCCAGATTATTCAGGATTGTTGAGCGAAGCAGGCACCATTATGCCAGTGCCTCCGGAATTGAATCCGGAAACTCTGACTCAAATGAAGCCCGAGCAAATACAGGAAGCACTCGCACATCAAGCTGATAAACTGTACCAGAAAAGGGAGCAGGAATTTGGCGAAGAAAAGATGCGTCTGCTGGAAAAGTTCCTGCTGCTCAAAACAATCGACTCCCTCTGGGTAGAGCACCTGACAAATATGGAATTCATGCGCCTGCAGGCTGGTTGGCAAACTCTTCAGCAAACCCGCGCAGCCGATGCTTATAAAAATCAGGGGTTCCAGCAATTCCAGGTCCTGCTCCAAACCATCCGTCACGACGTTGCCCATGCCATTTTCCGAATGAGCATTGTAAGAAAGGGTGAACGGCCGCTATCTCCTCCATCCGGACTCAGTATGTCAAGGCCAGGAATACCTTCCCCATCTCATTCTGCTGCCATATCAGCCGGAGCAGCCAGTGCTGCGAGGACATCCAAAACCACGGGGAAAAAAGTAGGACGCAACGATCCTTGTCCGTGTGGCAGCGGGAAAAAATACAAGCACTGTTGCGGCCAATAG